The Candidatus Aegiribacteria sp. genome window below encodes:
- a CDS encoding radical SAM protein yields MNKLFSSNILRLVGNALKINNGKPASGLFLLRYSRHFRKSMKLREHYDKKGIHVPPILIFSITHSCNLKCRGCYARARDRGGNGNSLDSAKIREVITEARDLGVSIILIAGGEPLIQPDIIRIMGDFPSIVFPLFTNGTLVDDRMLESFRKHRQIIPIISVEGPEAETDLRRGKGTFRSIEAVMKKMEEARLFFGTSITLTKSNYGLLSDDDFIGNLVDSGCRIIFFIEYVPLEEGTEARCLTAEQQKSIAPALAVLREKFSSLFIALPGEEEQYGGCLAAGRGFIHISASGDLEPCPFAPFSDINLNDVTLKEGLGSAFLQTIRKNHSMLTESMGGCALWENRNWVASVLEESRQ; encoded by the coding sequence ATGAATAAGCTGTTTTCCAGTAATATCCTCAGACTGGTCGGGAATGCCCTGAAGATCAATAATGGAAAACCCGCATCCGGTCTCTTCCTGCTGAGGTACAGCCGGCACTTCCGTAAATCGATGAAACTCAGAGAGCATTATGACAAGAAGGGAATCCATGTTCCTCCCATTCTGATTTTCAGCATTACACACTCATGCAATCTCAAGTGCAGGGGATGCTATGCCAGAGCCAGGGACCGGGGGGGGAACGGGAACAGCCTTGATTCTGCGAAAATCAGAGAGGTAATAACCGAAGCACGTGATCTGGGGGTCTCGATCATTCTCATTGCCGGAGGAGAACCGCTTATTCAGCCTGATATAATCAGAATAATGGGCGATTTTCCTTCGATTGTGTTTCCCCTGTTCACCAATGGAACTCTCGTAGACGACAGAATGCTTGAATCTTTCCGGAAGCACAGGCAGATCATTCCCATCATCAGCGTTGAAGGTCCCGAGGCTGAAACCGACCTCAGACGAGGGAAGGGAACTTTTCGATCGATCGAAGCCGTGATGAAGAAGATGGAAGAAGCAAGATTGTTCTTCGGAACATCGATAACGCTTACTAAAAGCAACTATGGACTCCTGTCCGACGATGATTTCATCGGTAACCTCGTTGATTCCGGATGCAGGATCATCTTCTTTATTGAGTACGTTCCCCTGGAAGAAGGTACAGAGGCCCGGTGCCTGACCGCTGAGCAGCAGAAGAGCATTGCGCCTGCCCTTGCGGTTCTCAGGGAAAAATTTTCTTCTCTTTTCATTGCCCTTCCAGGTGAAGAGGAGCAGTACGGCGGCTGCCTTGCTGCCGGAAGAGGATTCATTCACATCAGTGCATCGGGAGATCTCGAGCCGTGCCCCTTTGCTCCGTTCTCTGATATAAATCTCAATGATGTCACACTCAAAGAAGGCCTCGGGTCCGCGTTTCTTCAGACGATTAGAAAAAATCATTCCATGCTGACCGAATCAATGGGCGGGTGCGCTCTGTGGGAGAATAGAAATTGGGTTGCTTCCGTTCTGGAGGAAAGCAGACAATAA
- a CDS encoding flavodoxin family protein: MKIVAFNGSPRGATGNTHIMVENFLAGAEKAGAETENIILADKKIGHCGGCMACWLKTPGKCVIKDDMEELLEKFSADIIVIATPLYVDNVTGVMKDFLDRTIPRYQPFIERDENGECRHPGRTGHTPGFVVISNCGFTGMEHFQVLKLLFRRVVRNAGTKILAEIYRDGGAILNNPLLLLKPFLMHYNKLLKKAGEELVTDGRISDKTQEKLAKPIVPHEQYLKTANKFFAEELQKLEKNERGTI; this comes from the coding sequence ATGAAAATAGTCGCATTCAACGGAAGTCCGCGCGGAGCAACCGGAAACACCCATATCATGGTTGAGAATTTTCTTGCCGGAGCGGAAAAGGCGGGAGCTGAAACCGAGAATATCATTCTGGCTGACAAGAAAATAGGTCATTGCGGCGGATGTATGGCCTGCTGGCTCAAAACACCGGGAAAATGCGTTATCAAGGATGACATGGAGGAACTGCTGGAGAAATTCTCAGCGGATATCATCGTTATAGCGACACCTCTTTACGTGGATAATGTAACGGGGGTTATGAAAGATTTTCTGGACAGGACGATTCCCCGTTATCAACCATTCATCGAAAGGGATGAGAACGGTGAATGCAGGCACCCTGGAAGGACAGGTCATACACCAGGATTCGTTGTTATCTCGAACTGCGGATTTACCGGAATGGAGCATTTCCAGGTTCTGAAACTTCTTTTCAGAAGAGTCGTCAGAAATGCAGGAACAAAGATTCTGGCGGAGATATATAGAGATGGTGGCGCTATACTTAATAATCCCTTACTGCTTCTCAAGCCTTTTCTAATGCATTACAACAAGCTTTTGAAGAAAGCCGGGGAGGAACTGGTAACCGACGGTCGGATATCCGATAAAACACAGGAAAAACTTGCGAAACCGATTGTTCCTCATGAACAGTATCTAAAAACCGCGAACAAATTCTTTGCGGAGGAACTGCAGAAACTGGAAAAGAATGAAAGGGGTACGATTTGA
- a CDS encoding DUF2141 domain-containing protein, producing the protein MKTRIAIDGMLLLLLLVPVTVFGEVVESESAAEEQTGTIVITIEALRNVDGSIRVVLWASEDGFLREPDNAYRRVMSVIEGEAVEFVFADLPFGEYAISAFHDENGDGTNNRNLFGKPTEGYCISNGVRGGMSGPPGFDDACFILETDELEMTLEMEY; encoded by the coding sequence TTGAAAACAAGAATCGCAATTGATGGAATGTTACTGCTTCTCCTTCTTGTACCGGTGACAGTATTCGGCGAAGTCGTTGAATCCGAATCAGCCGCTGAGGAACAGACCGGAACAATAGTGATCACTATTGAAGCGCTGCGGAACGTTGACGGAAGCATTAGAGTGGTGCTGTGGGCATCGGAAGATGGTTTTCTAAGGGAACCGGACAACGCTTATAGAAGAGTTATGTCGGTTATTGAAGGGGAAGCCGTTGAATTCGTATTCGCTGACCTTCCATTCGGTGAATACGCGATATCGGCATTTCATGATGAGAATGGAGATGGAACCAATAACAGGAATCTCTTCGGCAAACCCACGGAGGGTTACTGCATTTCAAACGGCGTAAGAGGCGGGATGTCCGGACCTCCCGGATTTGATGACGCCTGCTTTATCCTTGAAACGGATGAATTGGAAATGACCCTGGAGATGGAATACTGA
- a CDS encoding TetR/AcrR family transcriptional regulator, whose protein sequence is MTETRSTDTYHHGDLRRTLIDNCLKLIEEKGVSGFTLREVARISGVSPAAPYHHFKNKTELLAAVAVMGFEMLDEAQRKATDECDNSGCRLKALGKSYVMFAVNHKVYFHVMFRTSNELLWENAQVMNTAKHAFKYLENTIRELHPESEEGNDDQYKAAMLTCWSMVHGLASLWVDGPLRAAESGKMDIEELIDLVICQSRMPRVFDVNLKLPK, encoded by the coding sequence GTGACGGAAACCCGCAGTACTGATACATACCATCACGGCGATCTCAGACGGACTCTTATAGATAACTGCCTGAAACTGATAGAGGAAAAAGGCGTTTCAGGCTTCACGCTCAGAGAAGTCGCAAGAATTTCGGGTGTTTCACCCGCCGCTCCGTATCATCATTTCAAGAACAAAACCGAACTGCTGGCTGCAGTCGCTGTCATGGGCTTCGAAATGCTCGATGAAGCGCAGCGGAAGGCAACTGACGAATGCGACAATTCCGGATGCAGACTGAAGGCTCTGGGGAAGTCATACGTGATGTTCGCTGTGAATCACAAGGTCTATTTCCATGTGATGTTCAGAACGAGCAACGAACTGCTGTGGGAGAACGCGCAGGTGATGAATACCGCGAAACATGCTTTCAAATATCTTGAGAATACCATTCGTGAACTGCATCCGGAATCAGAGGAAGGTAACGACGATCAATACAAGGCGGCAATGCTCACATGCTGGTCGATGGTTCACGGTCTGGCTTCTCTGTGGGTAGACGGCCCGCTTAGAGCGGCGGAATCAGGCAAAATGGATATCGAGGAATTAATCGATCTTGTTATCTGTCAGTCTAGAATGCCCAGAGTCTTTGATGTAAACCTGAAACTTCCCAAGTAA